The Dysidea avara chromosome 11, odDysAvar1.4, whole genome shotgun sequence genome includes the window tatCTATGAGCTGATAGAATAATATTTCATTAACTGATGGCCATCATTTGTGTCACAATTAATAGACTATGTAGGCTAGCTATCTTTAATATTGGCTGCACAGTTAATGATTAGTATGGGCACAATTCATATTTCAAAGCATTGAAAATTGCATGCTGTATATAATTGGTGGCACATGCATGGTAGTAGAGGAGTCAAGTATCTTGGTGCAAAACTGCACTTTTAGTTTAGGTTTTCATCTTTTGGTAGTAGGCttgggtatattctgcaaataTGATTATACTATATTGTGTAATATACCAAAACTATGTATATACTAAAGCTAATTTTATGCgttacatataatattattgataaaTTTGTACCTGACAGAATTTGCTATTTATTCTGCCTGAAATTCTACCTGTTATACTAGTATatattatgccagtataatatGCTGAATGCTTTTGTATTCCTATACTATGCCAGAAACTATGCAGTTGACATAATGGACTCAAGTCTACATGGTTTCACAGGATAAGTGCACTTAAATCCAAATGTATGGGAGTGTCAAAGTACCACACTAGGTGATAACCACCAGACAGCTAGACAGGGTGGTTCTGCTACTGCATGTGCTTATGAAATAGGAGATCTTGCAGAAGTGTTATGATTGACACAGCAATTACAATAACCATACGAGTTATGAAGATTAATGTAAGCATTACTAAGCAGATTTTACTGTAACTATCTTCGACTTGCCTcacatgtgtggtttggcttaTATGATGATAAGTACTGGCTAGCAGTATAGCtcattatgtacatgcatggtaACTAAATTGTGTTGGCGTTGTTACTATGAAGTAGTATTGAAATACagatatatacataatataaattTTGTATAGCTAATTGAAGCCCCAGCTCTTGACTGCCATGCATATTAAGCTAATTCGTATAACTATTTTCAAGTTCAAAACTGTTTCATACGTATATGcttacaaagcaaaaaaaaatgaaaaataaAACTAGGAAATTAGTTATAAGTTGTTACACTATGATTTTGTCCAGATCAACAAGTACTGTTGTCATAGTTGGCCTCTGATTGGGATCCCTGTTAACACATCTTCTACTAATGGCCACATACTGGGGCCATTGTGCTTCAAGagattgtaactgaactataaTATTTCCAGTGGGTATATTCTTGGTCAATATCTCCACTAGTAGCACTCCATAACTGTAAACATCAATCTTCACTGTTTGCTGACGAGGTGGACCAGTGACTTCTGGAGCAGCATACACTGCAGCACCTGGGCCTGGTGTTTGGGCTAGATGAGCAAACTGGGCAGAGCCAAAATCAGACAGTTTAGATATCCATCCTCCTCCTTCAGTAGTTTTAAGCAACACATTAGCGGCACTGACATCACGATAGATGATTGGCTTTGGCCTCATGCTGTGTAAGTAGCGTAATCCCTGGGAAACATCAAGACAAGCTGGCTGTATTTGATGGGgtgaaatggttcctttccttaaAGCACTTCTCAGGGTAGAATGCATCAATTCTATAACAATGATGGCTGGCTCATCAGGAACTGCACCGATAAACTCTACCAGGTTTTTGTGATAACATTTTGCCATCATCTTGATCTCTTTCAGAAACAGACCTTGATTGTGATCACTAATGATCTCTTCATGGATGGTTTTTGCAGCAAATTTTTGACCTTTATAAGTTGCTTCTTGCACTACACCCCGTCCCC containing:
- the LOC136238532 gene encoding mitogen-activated protein kinase kinase kinase 7-like → MSMGAVERLWVISRGDVHLSSKILGTGGRGVVQEATYKGQKFAAKTIHEEIISDHNQGLFLKEIKMMAKCYHKNLVEFIGAVPDEPAIIVIELMHSTLRSALRKGTISPHQIQPACLDVSQGLRYLHSMRPKPIIYRDVSAANVLLKTTEGGGWISKLSDFGSAQFAHLAQTPGPGAAVYAAPEVTGPPRQQTVKIDVYSYGVLLVEILTKNIPTGNIIVQLQSLEAQWPQYVAISRRCVNRDPNQRPTMTTVLVDLDKIIV